A segment of the bacterium BMS3Abin11 genome:
CAGTTGACCGTCATACCAGATGAAACCGTCACGGTCAGCCATCGACATTATTGTATCTCCTGTAGGATTGTTTATTGCTTTCCAGAAAGCAGTGTGTTCCAGATTTCTGTTACCTGCCGAGACAGAGTATTTGCTGCCACAGCAGGTATCATTGCTTGTTGTTCATTTAACTTCAACTGATAGCTTTTCTCCAGCCAGCTTGAAAAAGCACCGGTCAAAACCCGGTGAGTTTCCGGCGCCAGCAGTTCAAGATTCTTAAGCACATCAAGCAGCACCATTGTTTCCGTGTGCATAACCAGCTGTGGATACTCACGGGCCCAGCGCAGAACCATATATTGCACCATAAATTCGATGTCAACAATACCTCCATGGCCCTGTTTAAGGTCAAATTTATTGCTATCAAGCGTATTTTTTGCCTGACGCATCTTTTCACGCATGCTGACAATATCAGTTCGTAGTTTTTCTTCATCTCGCCAGCGACAAAGAATCTCCTTTCGCAGGGTGTTAAAAGTTTCTGCAAGCGCCGGATCACCGGCAATGACACGCGCCCTGACCAGGGCCTGGTGCTCCCAGGTCCAGGCGTCCTCTCTCTGATAGTGTTGTAGTCGGCCGATGCTTGTGACCAACGGCCCGGAATTTCCACTTGGCCGCAGGCGCATGTCTATTTTGTACATTCGGCCTGCCGGTGTGAGAATCGACATTATATGAACCAGGCGTTGGCCGATTCGTGCGAAAAACTGTGCGGCAAAAACCTTTCTTGGTCCCGATGTTTTTACTGAATCAGCAATATTGGCAGAAACAAAGACCAGATCCAGATCTGAACCAAAACCAAGTTCCCGACTGCCCAGTTTGCCATAGGCGATGATGCAGAAAGGAACTTTAGCTGGGTTACCATTCTCCAGCGTGCCGTGATTAGCAATTATGCCCCGTATGCTCAGTCTCAGGCTTTCTCTAGTGCAGGCCTCAGCAATCGCAGACAAGGCTCTACCCGTCTCACTTGCAGTAAGCCTGGCAGATATGTCCAGTAAGGCCACAGCAAGGAGCTTGCTGTGGTTAAATTCCCTGAGTAAGCCCATCTGCAACTCCAGGTCACCCTGTGCAGTAGCCTCTAATCGCTTCCTAAGATCGGCAGATAATGCCACACAGGTAAAATCGCCAAGCGAATAACCGGTAAGCAGATCATCAAGCAGGACTGGATAACGCTGAATTAATACTGAAGCATAGGGGCTGGCAGCAGTAAGACGGATTAGCTGGTGTCGTACCGCCTCATTATCCAGTAATAAGGAGAGATAGACAGGACGCCTGACGATTGAAGTAAGCAGGTCGAAGCAACGAAAAATGGTTTCATCGGAATCCGTAGCGACATGGCCCACCTCATAGAGTAAAACTGGTAGTAGACGATCGAGTCGACGCCTTGCCGATGTACTGAGGCTGCTATAGAGGGAGCTGCAACGAAATGCCCGCAGGCGGGAAAACAGTGCGTCAGGTTTTTTATAATGATTATCTATTAATATTTGACAGGCTGTTTCCTCATTAAGTTCGTTACCCCACAAGTGGGCCAGGCTACGTGTTGGCGGGCTAGCTTCCGGGTCTGCTGTAGAGATGAAAAGTGCATGAAAAATTTTATGGATAGCCTGCATGTGATTCTGCAAGTGACGGTGAAAGGTCGACCAGTCGGTATAGCCCATAGTGAAGGCAAGGATAAGCCGCTGCGGTGATTTTTTGGGCAGGTTATGGGTTTGTTGGTCGGTATACATCTGCAGACGATTTTCACAGCGTCGTAAAAATGCATAGCCATTAGTTAGAGTGTTAAATTCTTCAGTTGAGATCAGAGCAGAGGCGTGAAGATGGCCGAGAACTGGTAGCAGACTTTGCTGCTGCAGATGTGGGTCTCTGCCCCCGCGAATTAGCTGATGGGCCTGAGCGATAAACTCAACCTCACGGATACCGCCAAGGCCAAGTTTTATGTTGCGGTGCATCATCTTTTTGCGCTGCAGTTCGCGTTCTATCATTTCTTTCATATCACGGATTGATTCAATTGCAGAAAAGTCCAGATACTTGCGGTAGATGAAGGGGCGAAGGCTGTCTAAAAGCTGCAGACCTTTTTCCCGGTCACCGGCAACCACTCTGGCCTTGATATAGGCATATCGCTCCCAGTCTCTGCCGTGCAATTGGTAGTAATTATCCATGGCATTAAATGACAGACATAAGGGGCCGCTGTCACCGTTAGGCCGTAAACGTGTGTCGACACGATAGACAAAACCATCGGCAGTCTGTGTTGTCAGCAGCTTTATGAATAACTTTGCCTGCCGGGTAAAAAACTCCTGGTTTGAAAGCGGCCTTTTGGCAGAACTCTGGCCTTTTTCCGGGAAACAGAAAATCAGATCGACATCGGAAGAAAAATTAAGCTCACCGCCACCCAGTTTGCCCATGCCGAGAATAATCAGCTGTTGAGCTTCGCCGGATTCAGAGCCGATGGGTGTACCATACCGAGCTGCAGTCAGATCGTATGTCCGTGCTAGTGCTGCTGAAAGGAGGGCTGTTGCAGAGTTCGTCAGGCTGGACATCACATCGTTGAGTGCAGTCCAGCCGGCAAGGTCGCGAAAGGCAATATGCAGCATTGCCTGATTGCGTGCGTAGCGCAGGCAGCGCATCATTTCCAGCTCATCCTCGGTGGCTGCAAGAGAGGTCTTGATGGTAGACAACAGCTTGTCTGTATCCAGTGGCATAAACAGGCTGCCGCTATCTATCAGTTCAGTTAAATATGCCGGGTCTCTGCGGATAAGGCTGACAACAAACGGGCTACTGCAGAGTACCGCTGGTAAGGCACCGAGCCAGTCTATGGTGTTAGCTGATGCGTCAGGTAATTGATCGACGATTTCATCAAAGATGATAGCGACTTCTTGCTGAAGCTCGCCGGGTAGCTGAAGGAGCTGTTTATTGAAGTGATTGATTGAATCCTGATTCATAGATTCCTTAAGTAAAGAGCCCTGTTAGAGGTGCCCTATAATATTACTATTCTGACTTGTGGGGATACAGGTTAAATTTAGGAAAATTGAAACTTGAATGAGGAATAAAATTACAAAGTGAATATAGATCGCTTCAGGAAACTGGAACCCTGAAATAGCGGCAGTGACCCGTTTGGTATCGCTGAGTTCGGCACCAACCTACGGCTATACCCACCGTTACCGGCAGGTACAACCGACAGAAAAACTACTCGGTCGATTTGCCGGGCTTTAAGATCACTGCGAGGGCGCGTCGATTTTTTGCTCGACCTTCAGCAGTATTGTTGTCCGCAACCGGGCGGGATTCTCCATAGCCTTTGATGCTTATGCGACCTGAAGCAATACCATAATCCTGAATAAACTTCTTTCCTACTGCTTCAGCACGGCGTTCTGACAAGCCCTGATTGTACACTTCAGTTCCGATAGAGTCGGTATGGCCTTCTACCGTCATACTTTTATCGGGGCTTTCTTTAAGCGTCCTGGCAATCATGTCAAACTGGGGTTTGTAGGTAGATTTTATATCCGCTTTATCAAAGTCAAACTGCACCAGCAACTCAAAGGTATCGGTCACCTCTTTCTTTTTTGGTATCGATTCTGGTTGAGGCGTTGCCTTGGCGGCTGTCGCTGTCCGTGGTTTCCTGAAATGCCAGTTTAAAGCAACAGTGACGCCATCATCATTATATGAAGTATCGCCTAATTCATAGAAATGTTGATATCCTACCCTTAGCTCCAGGTTATTTGACAATGCCCCGGACACTCCAAACCCGACCTGAATCTGTTCAGTTTGATCTACTGTTGCATCGTTGATACTAAAGCTGCTCGCTCCTGCCGATATATATGGTTTCCAGTTTTTTTCACCAAAAAATCTGTAGCCATTAACTGAAACCTGGTCAGTATTGACATTATTGGAAAAATCGGTGCCAAGCGTAAGGTCTAAAGACCAACGATTATTAAACTGGTAGCCCAGGAATAAGCTACCGATTTTGGGGGTGTGGCCGGGGGATCTGGTTGGAACACCGATGACGCGCTCACTATCCAGCGCTAATGAGCTAATACCAAAACCAGCATAGACATTGCTGTCGCTTTCGGCGCGGGCTACATTGATAAAAATACTCATGAATATGACAGATATAAAAATACCAAATTGTTTCATTACTTTGTTTACTCCCGTAATCGATTTAATCCCTTAATAACCTGTACAGAGTGCATTTTCGTTGATTTGGGATATATTCACAATATATTTATCAGGCGGAGCCGCTGAGGATAATTAAAGATTTTTTTTCAGGATGTTTGTCTGAAAACCATCAATACTTAGCTGGTTACTTTCCTCCCAGTAATCTTTTATACCGTCTTCGCCTCGGCTGCTTGCCCAGTTATTGAGTAAGTCACGGTCTTCAGAATAATCAAAAAAAGGTACACCCATCCCGCAGGAGGTTTGAACCAGGTCAATATCTACGTCGAATATCTG
Coding sequences within it:
- the glnE gene encoding glutamate-ammonia-ligase adenylyltransferase gives rise to the protein MNQDSINHFNKQLLQLPGELQQEVAIIFDEIVDQLPDASANTIDWLGALPAVLCSSPFVVSLIRRDPAYLTELIDSGSLFMPLDTDKLLSTIKTSLAATEDELEMMRCLRYARNQAMLHIAFRDLAGWTALNDVMSSLTNSATALLSAALARTYDLTAARYGTPIGSESGEAQQLIILGMGKLGGGELNFSSDVDLIFCFPEKGQSSAKRPLSNQEFFTRQAKLFIKLLTTQTADGFVYRVDTRLRPNGDSGPLCLSFNAMDNYYQLHGRDWERYAYIKARVVAGDREKGLQLLDSLRPFIYRKYLDFSAIESIRDMKEMIERELQRKKMMHRNIKLGLGGIREVEFIAQAHQLIRGGRDPHLQQQSLLPVLGHLHASALISTEEFNTLTNGYAFLRRCENRLQMYTDQQTHNLPKKSPQRLILAFTMGYTDWSTFHRHLQNHMQAIHKIFHALFISTADPEASPPTRSLAHLWGNELNEETACQILIDNHYKKPDALFSRLRAFRCSSLYSSLSTSARRRLDRLLPVLLYEVGHVATDSDETIFRCFDLLTSIVRRPVYLSLLLDNEAVRHQLIRLTAASPYASVLIQRYPVLLDDLLTGYSLGDFTCVALSADLRKRLEATAQGDLELQMGLLREFNHSKLLAVALLDISARLTASETGRALSAIAEACTRESLRLSIRGIIANHGTLENGNPAKVPFCIIAYGKLGSRELGFGSDLDLVFVSANIADSVKTSGPRKVFAAQFFARIGQRLVHIMSILTPAGRMYKIDMRLRPSGNSGPLVTSIGRLQHYQREDAWTWEHQALVRARVIAGDPALAETFNTLRKEILCRWRDEEKLRTDIVSMREKMRQAKNTLDSNKFDLKQGHGGIVDIEFMVQYMVLRWAREYPQLVMHTETMVLLDVLKNLELLAPETHRVLTGAFSSWLEKSYQLKLNEQQAMIPAVAANTLSRQVTEIWNTLLSGKQ
- the oprF gene encoding outer membrane porin F precursor — its product is MKQFGIFISVIFMSIFINVARAESDSNVYAGFGISSLALDSERVIGVPTRSPGHTPKIGSLFLGYQFNNRWSLDLTLGTDFSNNVNTDQVSVNGYRFFGEKNWKPYISAGASSFSINDATVDQTEQIQVGFGVSGALSNNLELRVGYQHFYELGDTSYNDDGVTVALNWHFRKPRTATAAKATPQPESIPKKKEVTDTFELLVQFDFDKADIKSTYKPQFDMIARTLKESPDKSMTVEGHTDSIGTEVYNQGLSERRAEAVGKKFIQDYGIASGRISIKGYGESRPVADNNTAEGRAKNRRALAVILKPGKSTE